A part of Pseudomonadota bacterium genomic DNA contains:
- a CDS encoding DUF502 domain-containing protein: MTENPPADNSPEAPAASPEPAKESKRHRLIGRLRTYFFAGLLVTAPIGLTAYIVWIFVNFVDSRVTPLIPVKYNPETYLPINLPGLGLLIVLLMITLIGALTAGFAGDIVLKTSERLLARMPVVRGIYGALKQIFEALLTHKSTAFRKVVLIEYPRRGMWALGFITGSTKGEVQNVTKERVINVFMPTTPNPTSGFLLFVPSEDVHELTMSVEDGIKMVVSGGIVTPPDRRPSELQKKPILASGEAAGPQT; the protein is encoded by the coding sequence ATGACAGAAAATCCACCCGCCGACAATTCGCCTGAGGCGCCGGCCGCTTCGCCCGAACCGGCGAAGGAGTCAAAGCGGCACCGTCTAATTGGCCGTCTTCGGACATATTTCTTTGCCGGGCTTCTGGTCACGGCGCCGATCGGCCTTACGGCATATATCGTCTGGATCTTCGTAAACTTCGTGGATAGCCGCGTCACGCCGCTGATCCCGGTGAAGTACAACCCGGAAACTTATCTTCCCATCAACCTTCCTGGCCTCGGCCTTCTTATTGTCCTGCTGATGATCACCTTGATCGGCGCCTTGACGGCCGGGTTCGCAGGCGACATCGTCCTTAAGACGAGCGAACGGTTGCTTGCCCGGATGCCGGTGGTGCGCGGCATCTACGGCGCCTTGAAGCAGATTTTCGAAGCGCTCCTTACGCACAAGTCCACGGCGTTCCGCAAGGTCGTCCTGATCGAATATCCGCGCCGCGGCATGTGGGCTCTCGGCTTTATCACCGGCAGCACGAAAGGCGAAGTCCAGAACGTTACCAAAGAAAGGGTCATCAACGTGTTTATGCCGACGACTCCGAATCCCACGTCCGGCTTTCTGTTGTTTGTGCCGTCGGAAGACGTGCACGAACTGACGATGTCGGTGGAGGATGGAATCAAGATGGTCGTTTCCGGGGGCATCGTGACCCCGCCGGATCGCCGGCCTTCCGAACTTCAGAAAAAGCCCATCCTTGCGAGTGGCGAAGCGGCCGGACCGCAGACCTAG